In the Populus trichocarpa isolate Nisqually-1 chromosome 8, P.trichocarpa_v4.1, whole genome shotgun sequence genome, AGACCTCATGAGCTCAATACGTAATGCAAACCGCAGGCCGTTAAAGTATAAGACGACAAAAATGTTGGGCTTGCTATGACCATATCTCATTGATAAGAGCAGAGCCACATATATTTGGGAGATGGTAATTAACCTGACCCGAAAGCCACTGGATCATCCTATCTACTCGGCACAATCCACGTGGCATTACGCAATTAACTGCTTATCTAGTTTACACTCCATTCCAAGGTTCCATGCCCAATACTCAAATATTCTGCTAGCAACATTTCAAGAAAAGCAAAGCTTTTGCactctttttctgtttttcctgCTAACTTGGACATCCAGCTAAAATGGAGACTGGTATAGCATGCTGTGCTCGAGGGGCTTACTTACCTGGTGTTTCTCAGCATTCAAAAGCTTCAATGTCTCCACGGTCCATTTCTCCGTCCTTCGCTACGAGGGTATATATATCTAATAAATAACACCTGTGTATTACTAATTGCATATAGAAATGCTATGCATGTTTCAGTATTTCCAGGTAGACTTGGAGATGCGGAAATGAGAATTTTACATGAATGTCTATTTTTCATGCGTACAACatttgtgggaaaaaaaaagttgtaaaagGATGTCTAAAATACATGACAGAGTCTGAAATCAAGCTCGCTATTTGGGGAGACGTTGCGCTTCATACCAAGATCATCACTAAGGGTTTCAAAAGCAAAGAACTCTTCCCTTGTGACCAGATGTGAGATTGGTGATAGCCTGGTAtggtattttttgtaattttgtttcataCAGTTCTAGCTATGATCGTAATAGCTAaagttcttttcttccttttccgaCTGTAGGAAGAATTCCTTGCAAAGGCAACTCCAGATAAGGGACTGATTAGGGTGATGATGTGCATGGGCGAGGCATTGAGGACCATTGCCTTCAAAGTCAGGACTGCTTCCTGTGGAGGAACGGCTTGTGTGAACTCCTTTGGAGATGAGCAGCTTGCTGTGGATATGCTTGCCAACAACCTTCTTTTTGaggtttgatttgaaaaaaaaattgatttgtcaCTAATTTAAGCTTGCTTAATAATGGACTATAGCTAAATTTTGCTAGATAGCATAGTTACCTCGCCAGATTTGTTTTTTGGGACAAGTGAGAAGGGACACTGTATCCATGAGAAAAACTTCATCATTGAAAAGGCATTTGTTACATGATTTTGAGTGGCTTAAATGGATACACTAGGTCTAGCGGTTGCATTCTGATTCAATTTGGTGATCACCTTTTGAACACAGTTCTTTCATTTATAAATAACGACTACTGATTTTGATGCGTAGGCTTTGACTCACTCGCATTTCTGCAAATATGCTTGCTCTGAGGAGGTCCCTGAACTGCAAGACATGGGTGGCCCCGTTGAAGGTCTGCGTATATACAACTAGTCTAAAACAATCAATTTTGACCGGAAATCATTAACTTTTTACCCTGTCTAGGAAGGAAAGTAGCCTTACATGATTGTGATGATATGAACAGGTGGATTCAGTGTTGCTTTTGATCCACTTGATGGTTCCAGCATTGTCGACACAAATTTCTCTGTGGGCACCATCTTTGGAGTGTGGCCAGGAGAAAAATTAATTGGGGTAACGGGGAGAGATCAAGTGGCTGCAGCCATGGGGGTTTACGGTCCTCGAACTACATACGTTCTTGCTCTTAAAGACTACCCTGGCACCCATgagtttcttcttcttgatgAAGGTGGGGCTTCGATACTATCATCAAATACTCAACCTAGACAAGGGGCAATTTTTTTATCACTGTTATGATCATCTCATATTCAGTCCAGCAGTTGTTGTACCCTCTTGCCTTGTTCAGTTGTTCTGTTCTATACTGCAGAGAAATCAGGTTTCACCACAGTTACTGGGTGCCTAAATCTATACATTTCTCTCTGAAAGAatctgtttgtttcttttttcaggAAAATGGCAACATGTCAAAGAGACAACAGAGGTTGGTGAAGGGAAACTTTTCTCCCCTGGAAATTTGAGGGCCACATTTGACAACCCTGACTAtgaaaaggtttttattttactttttcccttttctattgaatggaggaggaggagatgttccgctaattatcattatttgtAAAACACAAGCTGTTCTGTCTCTTACCAATGCCTTTATTTCTCACTCAACAGTTGATCAACTACTACGTAAAAGAGAAGTACACCTTGAGATACACAGGAGGGATGGTGCCAGATGTCAATCAGGTGATTATAACTTTTCCCAAGAAATGTTACTCTCGTATTTTCTTTTCGAGGCTGATTCCATAGATGTCTAACGGAGTGTGTTATCCATTATCCACAGATCATAGTTAAAGAGAAGGGTGTCTTCACCAATGTGATTTCTCCAACTTCCAAAGCCAAGCTGAGATTGTTATTTGAGGTTGCTCCTTTGGGGTTATTGGTTGAAAAAGCTGGGGGTTACAGTAGTGATGGTCATAAGTCTGTGCTAGACAAGGAAATAATAAATCTTGATGACAGAACTCAAGTTGCATATGGATCCAAGAATGAGATTATCCGATTTGAGGAAACTCTGTATGGGAAATCAAGGCTCAAGGCCGAGGGTGTTCCTGTTGGAGCTGCTGCTTAAGAGAAAGTGCTAGCTTCTCATgccttaatttatttgttttgaccaaaatttAAGCTATCATGTATACGGATTTGTGCAGTAGTGCGTGGAACATTCAAATAATGGAGACTTCTACAATTAAAAGATTAGATTTGTGTGATCATGAAAATTTAGCAGGAATGATGACTTCTCTTTCCTTGGCATGTTTTCTTCTCTGATACGTGTGattgaaagttgaaaatatataaccaCTCTTTAAGGgaagtatatataattttttttcccttttaaaggCAGGTGATCATAATTTTGTACCGGGTTATATTGAAGTTTCTGCTGCTTTTAAGGGGAATTTGCATCCTTTGTTTCAGCTCTACttgcttttctaatatttatttacgAATTTTGGTAAATTCAGAGTCAAATTTTTTTGAGTGTTTGTTTTCTCAGAAGTCTATGTGGAAAAATGAGTAATTACACTAAGTAGCTATAGTACTGTCACATGAGCGGCAATAAAGATGGTTGGTCTTGGAATTATCCCTATTTCTTTGTCTTAATTCTCAGACCATGCCATTCTTTACTTCGGTACTTCTTAGGATTCCTTTACAGCATACCTTGGCTTTCTTACAGTAAACGTATTCTATTTGTCAGCTCAAGATTATCATAATCCTAAGGACATTCGCATCTACTCTATTTAGAGCgaaccttaaaatttgatttcttgAAAATTGCAAGGTAAAGGGTTTTTGCTGACACAAGTTGAGACAGAGCCCTATACCCAACAAGATACTGGTAAACATGGTATGCATCTGCTCTTTACATTCCATTTTCTTTCCATTAAAACCAACATGTAACAATGGGAAgcacaagttattttttattattttattaattaattgttgtgaACTTTGGAACCTACAAGCTACGACTCTTCTTTTTAGTCTGATCATAGCAGTTACCTTCCATGTAGGAGGTCGAAGCAGGAGTGGTGAAATGGCGTGGATCGGTTGGAGGCATAGTTGATGCACCTATAGACAAAGTCTGGACAATGGTTTCTCAAACCAAGAAGCTAGCAGAATGGATGCCAATGGTGGAAAGATGCACTGACTTGGTTGGAGAAGAAGGTGTTCCAGGTTATGTTCGGTTAGTGTCAGGATTCATGTTCCCTCAACAAGATGGTGACAGATCATGGATCAAGGAGAGGTTGGTTTCTCTGGATTCTACATCACACAACTATGTTTACAAAATGGAAGCCAGCAATGTCGGTTTGGATGGAtcaataaatacattaaaacttGTTGATTATTGGGATGATTCCACACTAGTTAACTGGTCATTTCAGATAGACCCTTTGGAAGGCGCCTCCGAGGATAGCATAATAGATTATCTAGGATTTCTGTATAAATCTGGCATTAACAGGATTGAAGGTGCTATAAAAGCTTCATCGATAGGAGTTTGATTAATATCATGGGTTCTGTCACTGCTAGACTATCCAACAAAGTGCAGTGTTGGTTTGCCAAAATGTGTTCTTTGGCTGTTTGGAGTAAATTCCaatggaaaaggaaagatatttcatcatttcatcaTTTCTACTTGTActttgctttttaaaatcttcCGTGACGTTATCAGCATTTCAATGAAAACAATTTCTCAGCTTCAAAATTCGGTATTTAACGATCATTACCCACCACGACGAACTCTTGCGTTCTACTGTGAatgtacccttttttttttttgctagtgtAAATACGCGCTTCGATGGGTTCTCTACCTGGGCTGGCCTCTTAAATTACAAAACAAGGGTTTGGGCCTTATATAGAGTGTGGGATAATTTCATGGGGCACCCAAACGAGGCAGACTTGGATGTGACTGCAGATTGGTTCATTTTAGAACGCGCTATCTTCAAGGCCCGAAGACCCGTGTCCGTTAGGCATAAACACAACATATATAATCATCGAATTCATAGCCACTGATTCTCGGAAAGTCACAATCACAGTATAGTTGTTTTAGTCGATAAACCATGAGCTTGCAACCTATTTggtaaaggaaaaaacatactTTATGGGTCCataatgtttttgtgtttgaaatgcAGGGGAAAGGAAATCATGACAGAACTGCTTTGCGTGGATTAACCTGGCTATACTGTTTAGTGAACAGTAAAGCATGCTATAACAGTGAATGCATGCTTTATTATTCCagtttaaaagcttaaaatgcATTGAGCCGGATCCGAtgcagtaaaataaaaaaactatttttattttttaattgtattttattcgaaaaactagtgtttaatattatttaataacattaaataaattaaacggAGAGCGCTTGAAcatgtagcatttgcagaatttaatCGTAATCctaaattgtagatagtttaatagaacaataaaaatattttatataaagtattatttatttcatgatataatagcaatagttaaatctacaatatttaaattaaaaatcattaatattaatatatatttttttaaaattattttataacttcagtttcaaaatattcttaaccaaatacattaaacaattttttgttcaaccttaatttcaactATAGTTTTTAcaaaacatacataaataccaattcaacctcaattaaaaatattttttataaaacaaatttttttcaaatcacaaccagcCACTACAATATCAATATCAAacgcattaaaaaaattggcagATGTGAGGTTATGACCAGATCGAGTGAAGTAAAAAAGGCTTCACACCAACAAATTCTCATATCATGGTTATTACTGGTTTCTGGTTTGCTCTTTTCGATGTTCTACCTCTTCTTGAGTTGCGAGGAATTCCTTGCAAGGTAAAAAACTTATCTAGAAGTGCTAAAGGGACTAAAGAGATGGcccaatgaaaaataaaaacaattaatgtgGGTTTGAAAGGTGAAGCAGGTGCAGGATTTGGAAGTTTACAGACAGGTTGAGCTGTACGTACAAACCCATTCCTAATGCTTTCTTTAAGCATTGTGATTCTTGAAAGCCATTTCTCAGCTATAAAGTATGTGTTTTTACTATCACTTTCATGCATTCATGGACACCCACCACCACAATTTCTATCTCCTGCGCTTTTATACTCTTCTGGAAGAGTAGTGTCTGCcgtcctttttattattattactaagaATGTGTTTAGTTATGGTGTTTTTGTAAAagtatttgttaattaaaaaataatatttttttatttttattcttaacactaacacataaaaatatagaaaaaattacataaaaatcatcattttcataCCTTTTCACgccaaaatcaatttaaactataaaaacaaacactcccttgattttttaatacatcCATCAAAATATCCATGCTACTGCTAAAGTACGGGAATACATAACATcacaaagaaatatataataattaatggaCCATATGATGTTAATACATCCATCTATCTTTGGCGTATTATACATAAGAGATttgaaatcaatatttaattatctcttaataatttaaatttttaaattgagaaagTTAATTAACATTATATCagaatttttattatcaaatgatTACAAGTTTCATTCtttcagttatttttaaaaaaaaaaatcagcatgaaaaatgataagaatgaataaattttaagtttaaaaatcttttattagAGAGTATGCTATAGAGTTAATATTACATtcctttaattaaattaaaatattcataacCTTAAACTTTTTATAAGTAACCATTCAAgaaactaatattttaaaattttgagttgagatggttatttaatatgagatttcagcttttattatcaaataatcatgagttccattattttaattacattttaaaaaatccagcAAATAGAAATATTAATGAGTATGTGTAATTAATTACTTGAGATAGTGTGTTATAGAGTTAACATCACActcttttaatgaaattaagaaagCCAGCTCTTAAACTTATTAATTAGTTGAGGACGTTTATTTATACTCGGAATGCTACAGCAGCGAGCACAAAAACTAAGGACACcatttaatgtttttggttttttaattttttggaaaaCCAAAACTATCTCATGTTTATTAATTGTCCatagttttttaaagttatttatttagaatatcTTACATAGActcgatttaatttaaaaaacaagaaggtatattataagttaaaatataaaaaccaataatattacatttttaattagttaCCACGGTGATATTGTTACAGTGACATAGTAACATGACTATATGATATAAAACAATGATGGTGGTGatataattaaagataattatggtaatattgaaaaagaagataatggtgaagaaataacaataaaaatgaagattGAGATGGTCACAACGGACGTGATCATAACAATATTGAGAATGATATTGAGTGCAATGATGCATGGCTGTGGTGGTAATTAATTAGTGGTATATATGATGGTGgctataaaaaatccaaaatcataaattaaaagattattttctatgttttttaaaattattcataaaagaaagagaaagaaagaaaaccgtAATTATAATATCGAACAACATCTAAAACAGCAAAAATCAGCAGGAGTTGGTGGAAAGAGTTCCTACATTCGGTATCACCTGCATTGATTGTGATGGATCAAGATTTCTTCTGTTTTAGCACTAAATTCATAATGGTCATgggaattatattttttattcaaactctttttaaaatttaggtaGAAACACCGAGAGATCAGGAAGAAAGTTAAGTTAGGCTCGGATTTGGACAGATCATCTGAGCTCAATCTTTAAAAgatgtatttttgtttattttataaatctaaaaacaattgctggagtttttttttcattaatatttttttacacgatattttttctattaatacttattaatatttgtgtGA is a window encoding:
- the LOC7494472 gene encoding uncharacterized protein LOC7494472, with amino-acid sequence MEVEAGVVKWRGSVGGIVDAPIDKVWTMVSQTKKLAEWMPMVERCTDLVGEEGVPGYVRLVSGFMFPQQDGDRSWIKERLVSLDSTSHNYVYKMEASNVGLDGSINTLKLVDYWDDSTLVNWSFQIDPLEGASEDSIIDYLGFLYKSGINRIEGAIKASSIGV
- the LOC112328513 gene encoding sedoheptulose-1,7-bisphosphatase, chloroplastic, translated to METGIACCARGAYLPGVSQHSKASMSPRSISPSFATRSLKSSSLFGETLRFIPRSSLRVSKAKNSSLVTRCEIGDSLEEFLAKATPDKGLIRVMMCMGEALRTIAFKVRTASCGGTACVNSFGDEQLAVDMLANNLLFEALTHSHFCKYACSEEVPELQDMGGPVEGGFSVAFDPLDGSSIVDTNFSVGTIFGVWPGEKLIGVTGRDQVAAAMGVYGPRTTYVLALKDYPGTHEFLLLDEGKWQHVKETTEVGEGKLFSPGNLRATFDNPDYEKLINYYVKEKYTLRYTGGMVPDVNQIIVKEKGVFTNVISPTSKAKLRLLFEVAPLGLLVEKAGGYSSDGHKSVLDKEIINLDDRTQVAYGSKNEIIRFEETLYGKSRLKAEGVPVGAAA